In Candidatus Defluviibacterium haderslevense, the following are encoded in one genomic region:
- a CDS encoding nucleoside deaminase: MKLALAEAKIAALAGEIPIGAVLVYKNQILAKTHNQTELLNDVTAHAEMLAITAGAEFLGSKYLKGCTLYVTLEPCVMCAGALRWSQIGKVIYAAEDQKQGFMRYGKDLLHPKTNIQFGLESEQSEALLSQFFTTLRQK, from the coding sequence ATGAAATTGGCACTTGCTGAAGCTAAAATTGCAGCTTTAGCGGGGGAAATACCTATTGGGGCCGTTTTGGTTTATAAAAATCAAATTTTAGCCAAAACACATAATCAAACCGAATTGCTTAATGATGTAACGGCTCATGCAGAAATGCTGGCTATTACGGCTGGAGCGGAATTTCTAGGAAGTAAATATCTGAAAGGCTGTACTTTATATGTTACTTTAGAGCCTTGTGTAATGTGTGCAGGAGCACTTCGGTGGTCACAAATTGGCAAAGTGATATATGCTGCTGAAGATCAAAAACAAGGCTTCATGAGATATGGAAAAGATCTTCTACATCCAAAAACCAATATCCAATTTGGCTTGGAAAGTGAGCAAAGTGAAGCACTTTTAAGTCAATTTTTTACGACCTTAAGACAGAAATAG
- the guaB gene encoding IMP dehydrogenase: MESNFFAHYFPSQEALTFDDVLLVPAYSEVLPRDADISTLLTTDLRLNVPIISAAMDTVTEKDLAIAMARGGGIGIIHKNMPIEAQADQVRSVKRSESGMIIDPVTLEASAKVKQAIELMTLHRIGGIPVVDKKNKLVGILTNRDLRFEAHPKRSISEIMTTENLITAPIGTTLEQAKEILQRYKIEKLPVTKKDGTLAGLITYKDIMKLESYPLSCKDSLGRLVVGAAVGIASDTMDRVEALLNMDVDVICIDTAHGHSKGVLDMVKNVRKTFKHIQIIAGNVATGEGALALANAGANAVKVGVGPGSICTTRVVAGVGVPQLTAISLAAHALAKKGIPVIGDGGIRYTGDIPKAIAAGAYSVMGGSLFAGTEEAPGETIIFEGRKFKVYRGMGSIGAMQQGSKDRYFQDVEDDIKKLVPEGIEGRLPYKGKVSEVMVQYIGGLRASMGYVGAKTISDLQKAKMVRISNSGITESHPHNITITKESPNYSRR; this comes from the coding sequence ATGGAATCAAACTTCTTTGCACATTACTTTCCTTCTCAGGAAGCCCTGACCTTTGATGATGTACTTCTTGTTCCCGCTTATTCAGAGGTTTTACCCCGGGATGCAGATATCAGCACTTTACTGACAACTGATTTAAGACTTAATGTTCCCATCATTTCTGCGGCCATGGATACGGTTACAGAAAAAGATCTCGCTATTGCAATGGCCAGGGGAGGAGGCATAGGAATTATCCATAAAAACATGCCAATTGAAGCCCAGGCAGATCAAGTAAGGAGTGTCAAAAGATCTGAAAGCGGAATGATCATAGATCCAGTAACTTTAGAAGCTTCTGCAAAAGTCAAACAAGCCATTGAATTAATGACCCTACATCGAATTGGAGGCATTCCTGTTGTGGATAAAAAAAATAAACTCGTGGGTATCCTTACCAATAGAGATCTAAGATTCGAAGCGCATCCAAAAAGATCTATTAGTGAGATTATGACAACCGAAAACCTTATAACAGCTCCTATCGGTACAACTTTAGAACAAGCTAAGGAAATTCTTCAAAGATATAAAATTGAAAAATTACCGGTAACAAAAAAAGATGGAACCCTGGCCGGTTTAATCACTTATAAAGATATAATGAAACTAGAGAGTTATCCACTCTCATGCAAGGATAGTTTAGGCAGACTCGTTGTTGGGGCTGCTGTAGGTATTGCCTCAGACACCATGGATCGTGTGGAAGCCCTTTTAAATATGGATGTCGATGTAATTTGTATTGATACCGCTCATGGACATTCCAAAGGTGTTTTAGATATGGTAAAAAATGTTCGTAAGACTTTCAAGCATATTCAAATAATTGCTGGAAATGTGGCCACTGGTGAAGGTGCATTAGCACTAGCCAATGCAGGAGCTAATGCTGTTAAAGTTGGCGTAGGTCCTGGCAGTATATGCACTACACGGGTAGTTGCAGGAGTTGGAGTGCCTCAACTAACAGCTATTTCTCTAGCAGCTCATGCTTTGGCAAAAAAAGGAATTCCTGTGATTGGTGATGGCGGAATTAGGTATACCGGAGATATTCCGAAGGCTATCGCAGCAGGAGCCTATTCCGTTATGGGAGGTTCGTTATTTGCCGGTACAGAAGAAGCTCCAGGTGAAACCATAATCTTTGAAGGTCGAAAATTTAAGGTGTATCGTGGTATGGGTTCCATCGGAGCTATGCAACAAGGTTCAAAAGATCGGTATTTTCAGGATGTTGAAGACGACATCAAAAAGTTAGTTCCAGAAGGCATTGAAGGTCGATTACCTTATAAAGGCAAAGTTTCCGAAGTCATGGTACAATATATCGGCGGATTAAGAGCTAGTATGGGATATGTAGGAGCAAAAACCATTTCTGATCTTCAAAAAGCAAAAATGGTTAGAATATCAAATAGCGGAATCACAGAATCCCATCCTCATAACATTACCATTACCAAAGAATCACCAAATTATTCAAGGAGATAA
- the uvrA gene encoding excinuclease ABC subunit UvrA, whose translation MAKAKTKTPTRPTQYIEIKGARSNNLRNIDVSIPKNQLIVVTGVSGSGKSSLIVDTLYAEGQRRYVESLSAYARQFLNRMKKPEVDYIKGLCPAIAIEQKVISTNARSTVGSLTEIYDYLRLLFARIGRTYSPISGQEVKKNEVHDILQFILSLKPNDRVYLVFPIQKVYPDRTLKQEFEFLGQKGYTRALIDHQFVEIQDLIESDKKIAKIKVIDPASEKYRIVVDRFIIQEFDEEFNKRIADSIQTVLGEGYGQCRIIVNDDTEKVFSVRMELDGMTFHEPSAALFNYNNSFGACPKCEGYGRIIGLDENKVIVNPTKSVYEGVISCWQGERSDEWLGPLLKIAHKIDFPLHKPYKNLSPEQVDILWNGHEQYLGINAFFKELESKTYKIQNRILLARYRGRTRCTSCLGGRLRPEALYIKINDKNFRDLMFVPVEELIEFFESIQLTENEQIISVRILTEIKNRLGVLNKIGLGYLTLDRLANSLSGGESQRIHLTRTLGSNLTSSLYILDEPSIGLHPKDTTKLIEVLFHLRNLGNTVIVIEHEEEIIHQADTIIDIGPKAGIHGGLLEFIGPIKEFKKLGSKNLTASYLTGINEIEIPKIRRQSIDFLTLSNAQLHNLKQISVRIPLNNLVCVTGVSGSGKTTLIKQLLYPLLRSKLEDAAPEDVLLGAELEGSFKRLAQVEMVNQQGIGRSSRSNPATYVKAYDEIRDLFRNQQLAKMRAYQAKHFSFNVEGGRCEACKGDGEIVVEMQFLADVTLLCEDCLGKRFKNEILEVLYKGKNINDVLNLSIEEALDFFRDRREIVKKLKPLDDVGLGYLKLGQSSSTLSGGEAQRLKLAFYLGQEDQTKHIFFIFDEPTTGLHFDDIKKLLFALHGLVEKGHSVLVIEHNIEVIKTADWIIDLGPEGGKKGGFLLYEGPPEGLVHVSNSVTAPYLKNKLVGNS comes from the coding sequence ATGGCTAAGGCTAAAACTAAAACACCGACCAGACCAACTCAATATATTGAGATTAAAGGCGCACGCTCCAATAACTTAAGAAATATTGATGTTAGCATTCCCAAAAATCAACTGATAGTAGTAACTGGTGTCTCAGGTTCCGGAAAATCTTCTTTAATTGTTGATACCTTATATGCAGAAGGTCAACGCAGGTATGTGGAGAGTTTATCTGCATATGCAAGGCAATTTTTAAATCGAATGAAAAAGCCTGAAGTTGATTATATCAAAGGACTTTGTCCTGCAATTGCTATTGAACAAAAAGTAATTTCTACAAATGCACGATCTACAGTAGGGTCCTTGACGGAAATTTATGATTATTTGAGGTTGTTGTTTGCCAGGATAGGAAGAACCTATTCACCCATTTCTGGTCAAGAGGTTAAAAAAAATGAGGTTCATGATATTCTTCAATTTATTTTATCACTCAAGCCCAATGATAGAGTTTACTTAGTTTTTCCGATTCAAAAAGTGTATCCCGATCGTACACTTAAACAAGAATTTGAATTTTTAGGACAAAAAGGATACACCCGAGCTCTGATAGACCATCAATTTGTTGAGATCCAAGATCTTATTGAATCTGATAAAAAAATAGCTAAGATAAAAGTGATCGATCCGGCTTCAGAAAAATACAGAATAGTCGTTGATCGATTTATAATTCAAGAATTCGATGAAGAATTTAATAAACGGATTGCGGATTCCATACAAACGGTATTAGGTGAAGGATATGGACAATGTAGGATTATTGTCAATGATGACACAGAGAAAGTCTTTTCTGTTAGAATGGAATTGGATGGTATGACCTTTCATGAGCCCAGTGCAGCCTTATTTAATTATAATAATTCATTTGGTGCTTGCCCTAAATGTGAAGGTTATGGTCGAATTATTGGACTGGATGAGAATAAGGTTATCGTCAATCCAACAAAATCAGTTTATGAAGGTGTCATTTCATGTTGGCAGGGAGAACGATCGGATGAATGGTTGGGTCCATTACTAAAGATAGCACATAAAATAGATTTTCCACTGCACAAGCCATACAAAAATTTATCTCCTGAACAAGTTGATATACTTTGGAATGGACATGAACAGTATTTAGGTATCAACGCTTTTTTCAAAGAACTTGAATCCAAGACTTACAAAATTCAAAACCGTATTTTATTAGCCAGGTATCGGGGTCGTACACGCTGTACCAGTTGCTTGGGAGGACGCTTAAGACCGGAGGCTTTGTATATAAAAATTAATGATAAAAATTTTAGAGATTTAATGTTTGTTCCTGTTGAAGAACTCATTGAATTTTTTGAATCCATACAATTAACAGAAAATGAACAAATCATTTCTGTTCGTATTTTGACAGAAATAAAAAATAGACTTGGGGTTTTAAATAAAATTGGACTTGGGTATTTAACTTTAGATCGATTAGCGAATTCGCTCAGCGGAGGAGAATCTCAACGTATTCATCTCACCAGGACGCTAGGGTCTAATCTAACTTCTTCTTTATATATACTTGATGAACCCAGTATCGGACTTCACCCAAAAGACACAACTAAACTGATCGAAGTCTTATTTCACTTGCGTAATTTAGGAAACACAGTTATTGTTATTGAACACGAAGAAGAAATAATTCATCAAGCTGATACCATCATAGATATTGGACCAAAAGCAGGAATACATGGAGGCTTGTTAGAATTTATCGGACCTATTAAAGAATTTAAAAAACTGGGTTCAAAAAATCTAACAGCAAGTTATTTAACAGGTATCAACGAAATAGAAATTCCAAAAATAAGAAGGCAATCTATAGATTTTTTAACCTTAAGCAATGCACAATTACACAACTTAAAACAAATATCCGTTCGAATTCCGCTTAATAACTTGGTTTGTGTTACAGGTGTTTCAGGCTCTGGCAAAACGACTTTGATTAAACAATTACTATACCCACTCCTAAGATCAAAATTGGAAGATGCAGCACCTGAAGATGTATTACTTGGTGCAGAGTTGGAAGGATCATTTAAAAGATTGGCACAAGTTGAGATGGTCAATCAACAAGGAATTGGAAGATCATCAAGATCCAATCCGGCAACTTATGTCAAAGCCTATGATGAAATCAGAGATTTGTTTAGAAATCAACAATTGGCTAAAATGAGAGCATATCAAGCAAAACATTTTTCATTCAATGTAGAAGGTGGAAGATGTGAAGCTTGCAAAGGTGATGGTGAAATTGTTGTTGAAATGCAATTTTTAGCAGATGTAACATTGTTATGTGAAGATTGCCTTGGAAAACGATTCAAAAATGAAATACTGGAAGTATTATATAAAGGAAAGAACATTAATGATGTTTTAAATTTAAGTATAGAAGAGGCATTGGATTTTTTTAGAGACCGAAGAGAAATCGTAAAAAAATTAAAGCCATTGGATGATGTAGGTTTGGGATATCTTAAATTAGGACAATCATCTTCTACGCTTTCAGGAGGAGAAGCACAACGACTTAAACTTGCGTTTTATTTAGGTCAAGAAGACCAAACCAAACATATATTTTTTATTTTTGATGAACCCACAACGGGATTGCATTTTGATGATATTAAAAAACTATTATTTGCACTGCATGGGCTTGTTGAAAAAGGACATTCTGTATTGGTTATTGAACATAATATTGAAGTCATCAAAACAGCAGATTGGATTATCGATCTGGGTCCTGAAGGTGGAAAAAAAGGTGGTTTCTTACTTTATGAAGGACCACCGGAAGGGCTAGTTCATGTATCAAATTCAGTAACGGCTCCTTATCTCAAAAATAAATTAGTAGGAAATTCTTAA
- a CDS encoding sigma-70 family RNA polymerase sigma factor, which produces MQVINLTDHELITAYLDGSERAFQELLSRHQQKIYTAIYLFVKDRDLAEDLFQEVFIKIIDTLRRGGYNHEGKFSQWAARIAYNMCVDHFRRGKRRTKVNNTDDFDIFDVLVLPDDNREDQLIISETHDRLKQLVDMLPTEQKEVVILRHYADMSFKEIASLTRVSINTALGRMRYALINIRKMMEEGAVVLQ; this is translated from the coding sequence ATGCAAGTTATTAATCTAACTGATCATGAATTGATCACAGCTTATTTGGACGGTAGTGAAAGAGCCTTTCAAGAATTACTTTCTAGACATCAGCAAAAAATTTACACAGCCATTTATCTTTTTGTCAAAGATCGTGATCTTGCTGAAGATTTATTTCAAGAGGTCTTTATTAAAATTATTGACACATTAAGACGTGGTGGTTACAATCATGAAGGTAAATTCTCTCAATGGGCTGCCCGAATCGCATACAATATGTGTGTTGATCATTTTCGTCGGGGCAAAAGAAGAACCAAGGTGAATAATACAGATGACTTTGATATCTTTGATGTATTGGTTTTACCGGATGATAATCGAGAAGATCAACTCATTATAAGTGAGACCCATGATCGACTTAAACAACTCGTGGACATGTTACCTACAGAACAAAAAGAAGTTGTGATTCTTAGACATTATGCAGATATGAGTTTTAAGGAAATTGCTTCTTTAACCCGGGTTAGTATCAACACAGCTCTCGGTCGGATGCGTTATGCCCTAATCAATATACGAAAAATGATGGAAGAAGGTGCAGTGGTGTTGCAATAA
- a CDS encoding dehydrogenase E1 component subunit alpha/beta encodes MNKKSNISYQRADHTGALLQNLYKRLVFPRLVEEKMLNLLRQGRITKWFSGIGQEAISVGVTAALHSDEFIFPLHRNLGVFTTRDMPLDRLFAQWQGKIAGYSKGRDRSFHFGNMDYHIVGMISHLGPQLTLANGTALASVLKKEKKVSVAFTGEGGTSEGDFHEALNLASVWRLPVIFIIENNGYGLSTPTNEQYACKHLADRAIGYGMESRIIDGNNILEVYSTIKEIAEEIRINPRPVLIECMTFRMRGHEEASGIKYVPKELISEWATKDPIENYELWLVDEEIMTQDQCHEIRSHFKEQIQKDVEQVFDWEEGDASIKNELTDVFAPFQFIKQQAKPNSTRQIRFIDSIKEGLDQAMEKHNNLVLIGQDIAKYGGVFKITEGLMDKYGSSRVRNTPICESAIIGAGLGLSLGGFKSMVEMQFADFVSCGFNQIVNNLAKLHYRWGEKADMVIRLPAGAGTQAGPFHSQTNEAWFTHVPGLKIVYPSNPYDAKGLLLTAFEDPNPVLFFEHKALYRSIEGIVPEEYYNIPFGKAQLIRSGDDLSIITYGLGVHWAMEACELMQINADVLDLRTLTPLDYEAIHATVMKTGRVCILHEDNLFGGLGGELSAYINEHLFIHLDAPVVRCASENTPIPFAKRLEDIYLAKDKLQEKLRYLLQY; translated from the coding sequence ATGAATAAAAAATCTAACATTTCTTACCAGCGAGCTGACCATACTGGAGCGCTATTACAGAACTTGTATAAACGTTTAGTCTTTCCAAGGCTAGTAGAGGAAAAAATGTTGAATTTACTTAGACAGGGAAGAATTACAAAATGGTTTTCAGGTATTGGTCAGGAAGCTATTTCCGTAGGTGTTACTGCTGCGTTACATTCTGATGAATTTATTTTTCCATTGCACCGAAATTTAGGAGTATTTACAACTAGGGACATGCCATTGGATAGGTTATTTGCCCAATGGCAAGGAAAGATAGCCGGCTATAGCAAAGGTAGAGACCGTTCTTTTCATTTTGGTAATATGGATTATCATATAGTAGGTATGATTTCCCATCTTGGACCGCAATTAACTTTGGCCAATGGCACCGCACTAGCTTCAGTTTTAAAAAAAGAAAAAAAAGTTTCTGTTGCATTTACTGGAGAAGGAGGCACTAGTGAAGGGGATTTTCACGAAGCATTAAATTTGGCTTCTGTTTGGCGACTACCTGTTATATTTATTATTGAGAATAACGGTTACGGATTATCAACACCTACCAACGAGCAATATGCCTGTAAGCATTTAGCAGATAGGGCGATCGGATATGGCATGGAATCCCGGATAATAGATGGCAACAATATTCTTGAAGTTTATTCAACGATAAAAGAAATAGCTGAAGAAATAAGAATAAATCCCAGACCCGTTTTAATAGAATGCATGACCTTTAGAATGCGTGGACATGAGGAAGCATCTGGAATAAAGTATGTACCAAAAGAATTAATATCTGAATGGGCCACCAAAGACCCCATTGAAAATTATGAATTATGGTTAGTTGATGAAGAAATAATGACTCAAGATCAGTGCCATGAAATTCGTTCACATTTTAAAGAGCAAATTCAAAAAGATGTAGAACAAGTTTTTGATTGGGAAGAAGGAGATGCTTCTATAAAAAATGAATTAACGGATGTTTTTGCTCCTTTTCAATTCATTAAACAACAAGCTAAGCCAAATTCAACGAGACAGATCCGCTTTATTGATTCCATTAAAGAAGGTCTGGATCAAGCCATGGAAAAGCATAACAATTTAGTATTAATTGGTCAAGATATAGCTAAATATGGTGGTGTATTTAAGATCACGGAAGGACTCATGGATAAATATGGCTCGTCTCGCGTACGGAATACACCGATTTGTGAATCAGCAATTATTGGAGCTGGTTTAGGTCTTAGTTTAGGAGGATTTAAATCAATGGTAGAAATGCAATTTGCCGATTTCGTGAGTTGTGGTTTTAACCAAATAGTTAATAATTTAGCCAAATTGCATTATCGTTGGGGGGAAAAAGCAGATATGGTCATACGATTACCTGCTGGTGCAGGGACTCAGGCAGGTCCATTTCATTCCCAAACGAATGAAGCTTGGTTTACGCATGTTCCTGGTTTAAAAATAGTATATCCATCGAATCCTTATGATGCCAAAGGTCTTTTATTAACCGCCTTCGAAGATCCTAATCCAGTATTGTTTTTTGAACACAAAGCTTTATACAGATCTATTGAAGGTATTGTACCTGAAGAATACTATAATATTCCTTTTGGTAAGGCTCAATTGATTCGATCAGGTGATGATTTGAGTATTATTACCTATGGTCTAGGTGTCCATTGGGCCATGGAAGCTTGTGAATTAATGCAAATCAATGCAGATGTATTGGATCTAAGAACATTAACTCCATTAGATTATGAAGCTATTCATGCTACTGTAATGAAGACTGGTCGGGTGTGTATTTTACATGAAGACAATTTATTTGGAGGATTGGGAGGTGAGCTTAGTGCTTACATTAATGAACACTTATTCATCCATCTTGATGCACCGGTTGTTCGCTGTGCCTCGGAAAATACCCCAATCCCATTTGCCAAGAGATTGGAAGATATTTATTTAGCCAAAGATAAATTACAAGAAAAACTTAGATATTTGCTCCAATATTAA
- a CDS encoding DUF5606 domain-containing protein, with protein sequence MINLDKIIAVSTQSSLFSLVASRSNGLILEDLSNKKQNFFSSRIYQFSPLESIGIYTLTDTIPLKEVYEIFISKNETNPIPLHNIPDPEIKSYFEQVLPQYDPYKVHVKDMKKCLKWYHQLNQLGYFNEVKE encoded by the coding sequence ATGATAAACTTAGATAAAATAATAGCCGTTAGCACTCAAAGTAGTTTGTTTTCATTAGTGGCTTCAAGATCAAACGGACTCATATTGGAAGATCTTTCCAATAAGAAACAAAATTTTTTTTCGTCTAGAATTTACCAATTCTCTCCTTTGGAATCGATTGGAATTTATACCTTAACCGACACCATACCATTAAAGGAAGTGTATGAAATTTTTATCTCTAAAAACGAAACAAATCCGATTCCTTTACACAATATACCAGACCCTGAAATTAAATCTTATTTTGAACAGGTATTACCACAATATGATCCCTATAAGGTTCATGTAAAGGATATGAAAAAATGCTTAAAATGGTATCACCAATTGAATCAGTTGGGATATTTCAATGAAGTAAAAGAATAG
- a CDS encoding glycosyltransferase family 2 protein: MYKGKKVVVVLPAYNAEKTLEQTYNEIPFDIVDELILCDDASHDATFELAKKLNIHHCLRHEENKGYGGNQKTLYKKALDIGADIIIMLHPDYQYTPKLIPAMVNLIGDDLYPVVLASRILGKGALKGGMPYYKYVFNRLLTMTQNLLVNYKLSEYHTGYRAFNRTVLESIAFETNSDDFVFDNQMLSQIIYKKFDIAELSCPTKYFAEASSINFRRSMIYGFGVLLVSVRHFLQRHHLASFEIYK; this comes from the coding sequence ATGTATAAAGGGAAAAAAGTTGTAGTAGTACTTCCGGCTTATAATGCAGAAAAAACTTTAGAACAGACTTACAATGAAATTCCATTTGATATTGTAGATGAACTAATTCTTTGCGATGATGCCAGTCACGATGCTACTTTTGAATTGGCAAAAAAATTGAATATTCATCATTGTTTGAGACACGAAGAGAATAAGGGTTATGGAGGAAATCAAAAAACATTATATAAAAAAGCTTTAGATATTGGAGCAGATATTATTATAATGCTGCATCCAGATTATCAATATACTCCAAAATTAATACCTGCGATGGTTAATCTTATTGGAGATGATTTATATCCTGTTGTTTTAGCATCTAGAATTCTTGGAAAAGGTGCATTGAAGGGTGGAATGCCCTATTATAAATATGTCTTTAATCGCTTATTAACGATGACTCAAAATCTTTTGGTAAATTATAAATTATCTGAATACCATACTGGATATAGGGCGTTTAACAGAACCGTATTAGAATCCATAGCATTTGAAACTAATTCTGATGACTTTGTTTTTGATAATCAAATGTTATCACAAATCATTTACAAAAAATTTGATATTGCAGAATTGAGTTGCCCTACAAAATATTTTGCGGAGGCATCATCCATTAATTTCAGGCGATCCATGATATATGGATTTGGCGTTTTATTGGTATCGGTAAGACATTTTTTGCAAAGACATCATTTAGCTTCATTTGAAATTTACAAGTAA